A genomic window from Pelagicoccus albus includes:
- a CDS encoding glycosyltransferase family 2 protein, producing MKLGIGIPNYNRSGDVCSTVKAALNQTRSADELIVLDNASTDNSIDRLQSEFGKRIDLIASPTNGGSSGGFSQLSSELVRRSCDIIVLLDSDCFLKPDAVEQMLKVLETDPRVGICGARIMHADRPEIIQECGAYLDWQTATFQLNRKDQPVTKDTELPLVEFVDYVPACALAARKEVFQEIGHFDTEFFIYFDDIEWCHRAGKNEYKVAVANRAEAHHVGGGKVKTNHFSTYYFWRNRFRFYPENAPNRKALFDYLISNAARAIATSETLGQSNSATIIREALHDALKGTFGPKDFNGISLALDQPAKCLLAGEIDAKCHEVEHIFDPTTLPDDSVLEDPFGKQILAATANSLRDSFLKNLQIIENELKSLNS from the coding sequence ATGAAACTCGGTATCGGCATACCAAACTACAACCGCAGCGGCGACGTCTGTTCGACGGTCAAAGCCGCTCTCAATCAGACTCGCTCCGCAGACGAGCTCATCGTACTCGACAACGCCTCCACCGACAACTCGATAGACCGACTGCAAAGCGAATTCGGCAAGCGGATCGATTTGATCGCCAGTCCAACAAACGGAGGTAGTTCCGGCGGCTTCTCCCAACTATCCAGCGAACTCGTCCGCCGCTCCTGCGATATCATCGTGCTGTTGGATAGCGATTGCTTTCTTAAGCCTGACGCAGTCGAGCAGATGCTAAAGGTCCTGGAGACGGACCCTCGGGTCGGCATTTGCGGAGCCCGCATCATGCACGCTGACCGGCCTGAGATCATCCAAGAATGCGGGGCATATCTGGACTGGCAAACCGCCACTTTCCAACTCAATCGCAAGGATCAGCCGGTCACCAAAGACACAGAGCTGCCGCTGGTCGAATTCGTAGACTACGTGCCCGCCTGCGCCCTCGCAGCCCGGAAGGAAGTGTTCCAAGAAATCGGTCACTTCGACACCGAATTCTTCATCTACTTCGACGATATCGAATGGTGCCACAGAGCTGGGAAAAACGAATATAAAGTCGCCGTCGCCAACCGGGCAGAGGCTCATCACGTAGGAGGCGGCAAAGTGAAAACCAATCATTTTTCCACCTACTATTTCTGGAGAAATCGCTTCCGCTTCTACCCTGAGAACGCTCCCAACAGAAAAGCCCTCTTCGACTACCTCATCTCGAACGCGGCCAGAGCGATCGCTACCTCCGAAACGCTCGGACAATCAAACTCCGCGACCATCATTCGGGAAGCACTCCACGATGCCCTTAAAGGCACTTTCGGCCCTAAAGACTTCAACGGGATTTCGCTGGCCCTCGATCAACCAGCCAAATGCCTGCTGGCTGGTGAGATCGACGCAAAATGTCACGAAGTCGAACACATCTTCGATCCGACCACATTGCCCGACGATTCCGTTCTCGAAGACCCATTCGGAAAACAGATCCTCGCCGCCACCGCCAACTCTCTCAGAGATTCCTTTCTCAAAAATCTGCAGATAATCGAAAACGAGCTAAAAAGTCTTAACAGCTGA
- a CDS encoding glycosyltransferase, with protein MPLDISILIPARDASQTIERCVRSLLDQDAREIILIDDFSSDNTVEIAQNAAGGKLRVVSPNEHINVPHARNAGLDVVQSKYGIWCDADDCFLPGRVAHLYQLLETSGAQFATDGQELYDGASGEKLRDLPIPSFIRRDQDKARLFERNYLPGIGHIAFDVSLARKVGYDNQQFGGDDSDFLFRYIAAGAKMAVSEKIGYRMYAYPGSDSRNIARQKKMVARALKKHDYSFVEKLYRNGGYSERVTHWGLVSMAIFREEYDAAFDFLQSAFPPTSSLSETLEPQGPYAVPEGWRYRFTLGTLALLCNNAELAIKPLEDSLEILRSADTLNNLGVAYAQLGQKDKSLSILKESLSLFPGYLDAKINHSCNSEPQITSHPLRLQPSRSDY; from the coding sequence ATGCCCCTCGACATCTCAATCCTGATCCCAGCCAGAGACGCTTCTCAAACCATCGAAAGATGCGTCCGATCCCTGCTCGATCAAGATGCTCGGGAGATAATCCTAATCGACGACTTCTCTTCAGACAACACCGTCGAAATCGCCCAAAACGCCGCGGGCGGCAAGCTGCGGGTCGTCTCGCCAAATGAACACATCAACGTCCCTCACGCTCGCAATGCAGGCTTGGACGTGGTGCAAAGCAAATACGGCATCTGGTGCGACGCCGACGACTGCTTCCTTCCCGGCCGAGTCGCCCATCTATATCAACTCCTTGAAACCAGCGGAGCCCAGTTCGCCACCGATGGTCAGGAGCTGTACGATGGCGCCAGCGGAGAAAAACTCCGAGATCTCCCTATTCCCTCCTTCATACGCCGAGACCAAGACAAAGCCCGCCTCTTCGAACGCAACTACCTCCCAGGTATAGGGCACATCGCCTTCGACGTTTCGCTCGCCAGAAAAGTGGGATACGACAATCAGCAATTCGGCGGCGACGATAGCGATTTTCTCTTTCGTTACATTGCCGCAGGAGCAAAGATGGCCGTGTCGGAAAAAATAGGATACCGCATGTACGCCTACCCCGGAAGCGACTCGCGCAACATCGCCCGCCAAAAGAAAATGGTCGCAAGGGCTCTCAAGAAGCACGATTACTCATTCGTGGAAAAGCTGTACCGTAACGGCGGATACAGCGAAAGAGTTACCCACTGGGGCTTAGTCTCCATGGCTATTTTCCGTGAGGAGTACGATGCCGCCTTCGATTTTTTACAATCAGCCTTCCCCCCAACCTCATCTCTCTCGGAAACACTGGAACCACAGGGCCCCTACGCCGTTCCAGAAGGGTGGCGCTACCGTTTCACACTCGGCACATTGGCATTGCTATGCAACAATGCGGAGCTAGCAATCAAACCTTTAGAGGACAGCCTTGAAATACTGCGCTCAGCGGACACCCTTAACAACCTCGGGGTGGCCTACGCCCAATTGGGACAAAAAGATAAGTCCCTCTCAATACTGAAAGAGTCTTTGTCGTTATTCCCTGGATACTTGGATGCGAAAATCAATCACTCTTGCAACAGCGAGCCGCAAATAACTTCGCACCCACTACGACTGCAGCCAAGTCGCTCTGACTACTAA
- a CDS encoding tetratricopeptide repeat protein, with amino-acid sequence MVNTKLALLLENHSVHQGWIDKFQQSGPSRSDEISKLETAVLHAYKNDPSLRNGLSRLAFYLLYKGQRQEALRLFAEDAKGGRQTWLLKLRYAECLGAEGNADHALSIVRQAYQESEQARDGRARCAWRLFWPTGNCLELIQWIKEDDEEGRLSADWRLKLAQVQSSLGNKETAETEVQKAYLENPSLTDGYANCAWELFKKTGETETPIKWMEHDRKTKRITSDPLLNLAELYATVGNLSTADQLVEQAYNSSPKLRDGYSRCYWRAFWGQGRYQECIIGLARDVEENRISLPWLLNLAEAHARAGDIEQAKLQVKRAYQADPTLKDGFTKSAWIYYHPRGEFEDLALLCGQDFETGRTSPAKALDYATALLLAGEQEKAYSIVENSYLRDDSLKDWFTSLADHALTYHPTLVTSLYEKDYERSRISQRGLKRFINHLVTTEQKNYVFNLADKIADEVDFDPYAEIAISSYALEGKLPHSIGAKLLKKTKSAEYEFLQNMIAFAANKPLSSNKSNDHQDEAFFRAFQKQLDCSFAKPQ; translated from the coding sequence ATGGTGAACACAAAATTAGCACTACTACTCGAAAACCATTCCGTTCACCAAGGATGGATCGATAAATTCCAACAGAGTGGACCATCAAGATCCGATGAAATCTCCAAGTTGGAAACAGCTGTACTCCATGCCTACAAAAACGACCCCTCACTTCGAAATGGGCTGTCTCGCTTAGCATTCTACCTGTTGTACAAAGGGCAAAGGCAAGAAGCTCTCAGATTATTCGCAGAAGACGCTAAAGGAGGACGACAAACCTGGCTACTGAAGTTGCGATACGCCGAGTGCCTGGGAGCAGAGGGCAACGCAGATCACGCCCTAAGCATAGTGCGGCAGGCCTACCAAGAATCGGAACAAGCCAGAGACGGTCGCGCGCGATGTGCTTGGCGACTCTTCTGGCCCACAGGCAATTGTTTGGAACTGATCCAATGGATCAAGGAAGATGATGAGGAAGGGCGCTTGAGTGCAGATTGGCGACTCAAGCTCGCTCAAGTCCAGTCCTCTTTGGGAAACAAAGAAACGGCTGAGACTGAAGTTCAAAAAGCATACCTAGAGAATCCTAGCCTTACGGACGGATACGCAAACTGCGCATGGGAGCTTTTCAAAAAGACGGGCGAGACAGAAACGCCAATCAAATGGATGGAGCATGATCGAAAAACCAAGCGGATAACTTCAGACCCCCTTCTGAATCTTGCCGAGCTCTATGCTACCGTAGGTAACCTCTCAACGGCTGACCAACTTGTCGAACAAGCCTATAACTCCTCTCCAAAGCTGCGCGATGGATACTCGAGATGCTATTGGCGTGCCTTCTGGGGCCAAGGGCGTTACCAAGAGTGTATCATTGGACTCGCTCGTGATGTAGAGGAAAACCGAATCTCCCTGCCTTGGCTATTGAACTTGGCCGAGGCCCACGCACGAGCGGGTGACATAGAGCAAGCTAAACTCCAGGTAAAAAGAGCTTACCAAGCAGATCCGACTCTCAAGGACGGCTTCACTAAAAGTGCCTGGATCTATTACCACCCAAGGGGAGAGTTCGAAGACCTTGCCCTGCTATGCGGGCAAGACTTCGAAACAGGCAGGACCTCTCCCGCCAAAGCTTTAGACTATGCGACCGCCCTTCTTCTGGCCGGAGAACAAGAAAAGGCCTATTCCATTGTCGAGAACAGCTACCTGAGGGACGATAGCTTAAAGGACTGGTTCACCTCCTTGGCAGATCACGCTTTAACATATCATCCCACACTCGTTACTAGCTTGTATGAAAAAGACTATGAAAGAAGCCGCATAAGCCAACGCGGATTGAAACGCTTTATAAACCATCTAGTCACGACCGAACAAAAAAACTACGTATTCAACCTCGCAGATAAAATAGCAGATGAAGTCGATTTCGACCCATACGCTGAAATAGCGATCTCAAGCTACGCACTGGAAGGAAAACTACCTCATTCGATTGGCGCTAAACTCCTGAAGAAAACGAAATCCGCGGAATACGAGTTCCTCCAAAACATGATAGCGTTCGCTGCCAACAAGCCTCTTTCTTCAAACAAATCAAACGATCACCAAGACGAGGCTTTTTTCAGAGCATTCCAAAAGCAACTAGATTGCTCCTTTGCAAAACCCCAATGA
- a CDS encoding FkbM family methyltransferase produces the protein MPYFTGIWEHLESNQTALSEFSRTFGNFTLHDLGAAGGCPPPYCYATNCIKLVNFEPVPNASVSAFGTSIETAIGPSELNRLYINKRPTTSSLLRPCKRVTDRYTFLPIFGKDDDIFETVEEIPIQTTPLDEAISRFNIPPPQSLKIDVQGLTYEVLEGASKTLEDHTICIGAEVEFIESYTDQKSFGAVHELLRSQDFELFKQDNLNKWYYRKNLPGKIQNGQHAFCDFLYFRSIDTIGVSKFWNETNARLCLGLLLLHDLVDSADAYYKRFTDNSILHPSSEIEAIISEWRSALSFFYHDPFEKLVDQSGKQYSLTELSGKKIGIYGAGSYGTWIEQRLKEATIQPICFIDQNHQKLVESKSLFVVSPEDRPLMSSLDTIVICSIGSVEPIRAHIDQLNLPNKPTVLSVFQQ, from the coding sequence ATGCCATACTTCACAGGAATCTGGGAACATCTAGAAAGCAATCAAACTGCTCTTTCCGAGTTTAGCAGAACATTCGGAAACTTTACCCTGCACGATCTTGGTGCGGCGGGAGGTTGCCCTCCTCCATATTGCTACGCAACCAACTGCATCAAACTCGTCAATTTTGAGCCAGTTCCCAATGCATCGGTCTCAGCATTCGGTACCAGCATAGAGACAGCTATTGGTCCATCTGAACTAAACCGTCTTTACATAAACAAAAGACCTACCACTTCATCACTACTTCGCCCCTGCAAGCGAGTTACCGACAGATACACCTTCCTCCCTATTTTCGGAAAGGACGACGATATATTCGAGACTGTCGAAGAGATCCCTATCCAAACCACTCCGCTCGATGAGGCCATCTCCCGTTTCAATATTCCACCCCCTCAAAGCCTGAAGATCGACGTGCAGGGCCTCACATACGAGGTTCTAGAAGGAGCAAGCAAGACACTGGAAGATCATACCATTTGTATTGGAGCGGAAGTCGAGTTTATCGAATCCTATACTGACCAAAAGAGCTTTGGCGCTGTCCACGAACTCCTCCGCAGTCAGGATTTTGAACTTTTCAAACAAGATAATCTAAACAAATGGTACTACCGCAAAAACCTACCTGGAAAGATCCAGAACGGACAACACGCATTCTGTGATTTCCTCTATTTTAGGAGTATTGACACGATAGGGGTATCAAAATTCTGGAACGAGACCAATGCCCGTCTTTGCCTTGGCCTTCTTCTTTTGCACGATCTAGTCGATTCAGCCGATGCATACTATAAGCGGTTTACCGACAATAGCATACTCCACCCGTCCTCTGAGATAGAAGCGATCATATCCGAGTGGAGAAGCGCCCTTAGTTTTTTCTATCATGACCCGTTCGAAAAGCTAGTAGACCAAAGCGGAAAGCAATATAGCTTAACCGAACTAAGTGGGAAAAAAATTGGAATCTACGGAGCAGGGAGCTACGGAACTTGGATAGAGCAGCGCCTTAAGGAAGCAACAATCCAACCAATATGTTTCATCGATCAAAACCACCAGAAGCTAGTGGAAAGCAAATCTCTTTTTGTAGTATCGCCAGAGGACAGGCCATTAATGAGCTCTCTCGATACCATCGTGATCTGCTCAATCGGTTCCGTCGAACCTATCCGTGCCCATATAGACCAGCTAAATCTTCCGAATAAACCAACCGTTCTATCCGTATTTCAGCAATAG
- a CDS encoding glycosyltransferase family 8 protein codes for MGINVACACDNSFAMPLAVMVRSILDTLSCSEKIELFVLDGGVSPENKKKVLSSWEAHRVDVNWLSPELSDISGLRVSGHVNLLTYFRILLPRMLPERVERVIYLDCDMVVRKDLSVLWDTPLGDYALCAVQDMTVPVMNASEGLENYEMCRPFLSLDVPLNTYRELSISPTCKYFNAGLLFINLKMWRKERIAERVLSYLRNYNERIQFWDQDGLNAVLYNQWGELDLRWNQIPHIYRYPSWRHSPFDEVDFELARNEPWIIHYAASDKPWNPRSEHPLKGEFYETLKGTQWSDWLP; via the coding sequence ATGGGAATAAACGTTGCCTGTGCCTGTGACAATTCGTTCGCAATGCCGCTTGCGGTCATGGTTCGATCGATTCTGGATACGCTAAGTTGTTCTGAGAAAATCGAACTATTTGTCTTGGACGGAGGTGTTAGCCCTGAGAATAAGAAAAAGGTATTGAGTTCGTGGGAGGCACATCGAGTCGACGTTAATTGGTTGTCTCCTGAATTGTCTGACATCTCCGGGTTGAGGGTTTCGGGTCATGTCAATCTTTTGACTTATTTTCGGATCCTATTGCCTCGAATGCTGCCGGAGAGAGTTGAGCGAGTTATCTATCTCGACTGCGACATGGTTGTACGAAAAGACCTATCAGTTCTATGGGATACTCCGCTGGGGGATTATGCGCTATGTGCGGTACAAGATATGACTGTGCCTGTTATGAACGCTAGCGAGGGATTGGAAAATTATGAGATGTGTCGGCCGTTCCTATCCCTTGATGTTCCTCTGAACACTTATCGTGAATTGTCCATATCTCCAACTTGTAAGTACTTTAACGCGGGACTGCTGTTCATAAACTTAAAGATGTGGAGAAAGGAGCGGATCGCTGAAAGGGTCTTAAGTTACTTGAGAAACTACAACGAGCGAATTCAGTTTTGGGATCAGGATGGTTTGAATGCCGTATTATATAACCAATGGGGGGAGCTCGATTTGCGTTGGAATCAGATTCCGCACATCTATCGTTACCCCAGTTGGCGTCATAGTCCTTTCGACGAAGTAGATTTTGAACTCGCTCGGAATGAACCTTGGATAATTCATTACGCTGCGTCCGACAAGCCTTGGAATCCAAGGAGCGAACATCCTTTAAAGGGCGAATTTTACGAAACGCTTAAGGGCACACAATGGAGTGATTGGCTACCGTAA
- a CDS encoding glycosyltransferase, producing MPAYNAANFVESAIQSVFEQSYDNWELLVVDDGSEDATADIVSRFSTMKNVHLHRHEGGCNRGVSYSRALGISRANGDYVAFLDADDLFKKEKLAKQVRMFERYPEVSLCHTNIEIVSETKAYPKILDVHFDLGNAIRLYDHSKDTGFMISNHICNSSVMIRRSAIDGIALGMDQLFQVEDWILWVLLSEKGKFVYLPEIMTEYRYHAASATAKSQASSLERMYSKIELYMGVLSRSRNPRIQSLGVRELKKTLSKVYRSYAREGVEGDGDNAIEQAFRVD from the coding sequence ATGCCAGCATATAATGCTGCAAATTTTGTGGAAAGCGCTATTCAATCAGTGTTCGAGCAAAGTTATGACAATTGGGAACTGCTTGTTGTGGACGATGGTTCTGAGGATGCTACCGCTGATATAGTCAGTAGGTTTTCGACTATGAAGAATGTTCACCTCCACCGTCATGAAGGTGGGTGTAATAGGGGTGTGAGTTATTCGCGAGCTTTGGGGATATCGAGAGCGAACGGAGATTACGTGGCATTTCTTGACGCTGATGACTTGTTCAAAAAGGAAAAACTAGCGAAGCAGGTTCGGATGTTTGAGCGATACCCAGAAGTAAGTCTTTGTCATACTAACATTGAAATCGTGTCCGAAACAAAAGCTTACCCGAAGATATTGGATGTTCATTTCGATTTGGGCAATGCGATACGTTTATATGATCACAGTAAAGACACGGGGTTTATGATATCTAATCACATTTGTAATTCCAGTGTTATGATTAGAAGAAGCGCAATTGATGGAATTGCATTGGGTATGGATCAGCTGTTTCAGGTAGAAGACTGGATTCTCTGGGTGTTGTTGAGTGAAAAAGGAAAATTTGTCTATTTGCCTGAGATCATGACCGAGTATCGCTATCACGCGGCCTCGGCGACTGCTAAGAGCCAAGCGAGTTCACTGGAGAGAATGTATTCAAAGATTGAATTGTATATGGGGGTGCTGTCTCGTTCTAGGAATCCAAGGATTCAGTCGCTTGGGGTCCGTGAATTGAAAAAGACCTTATCTAAAGTCTACAGAAGCTATGCTCGAGAGGGTGTAGAGGGGGACGGAGATAATGCCATAGAGCAAGCATTTCGCGTCGACTGA
- a CDS encoding 6-hydroxymethylpterin diphosphokinase MptE-like protein: protein MAEAYLKGAAVCYGRISGVDECLGAFRVHDRNQNFENGELDRRLFLEQLGLPELNEFYRRNEFEFQLKVAPTPSKVPHLNLRRGDRILLVRSAPPGRIKELVSTLRKQGSGLGVTIDLLLQEGFDLDLSSGVSQVITISPGMMGRESITDITKAAVRGNEYDFVIIPYYNNTGFGYENVDDAILSIGLCCPILGIGVNGKIFDRSTIKGAKVGSQGQAPLDSWGTLRNCHQGRRAFIVGNGPSLSCEDLDRLKGEITFASNKIYLAFDDTAWRPSYYSVVDQLVAANNADRIRELDLPMLLPTSVSSFAFANENTLWYRESGFNAYLADLTSDDLNSAVPRFSRDAVYPIHGGYSVIYHQLQLAWHMGVREIYLIGVDFSFSVPKERVVDERFKVSEYRNALVSTDEVNHFHPDYRSPGETWSMPRLDLQACAFRAAARIFRSGGGGLFNASRKTELSELDLVNFDSLFDE, encoded by the coding sequence ATGGCTGAAGCTTATTTAAAGGGAGCGGCCGTCTGTTATGGCAGGATTTCAGGAGTGGATGAGTGTCTTGGAGCTTTTAGAGTGCATGATCGCAATCAAAATTTTGAAAATGGAGAGCTCGATAGGAGGCTGTTTCTGGAACAATTGGGACTTCCGGAGTTAAACGAATTTTATCGCAGAAACGAATTTGAATTTCAGCTCAAAGTCGCCCCGACTCCTTCCAAGGTTCCTCACCTCAACTTGAGAAGAGGAGATCGAATACTGTTAGTTCGTTCAGCTCCGCCCGGTCGGATCAAGGAGCTTGTTTCTACGCTGCGTAAACAAGGTTCTGGTTTGGGGGTGACTATAGATCTGCTTTTGCAGGAAGGTTTTGATTTGGATCTGAGTTCTGGCGTTTCTCAAGTGATTACTATTTCGCCCGGGATGATGGGGCGGGAATCAATTACGGATATTACGAAAGCGGCGGTTCGGGGGAACGAATACGATTTTGTTATTATACCGTATTATAACAATACGGGATTCGGTTATGAGAATGTTGATGATGCTATTTTATCAATTGGTTTGTGTTGCCCGATCCTTGGCATTGGCGTAAATGGGAAAATCTTCGATCGAAGTACGATTAAGGGAGCTAAGGTTGGGAGTCAGGGCCAAGCTCCGCTTGATTCTTGGGGTACTCTAAGAAATTGCCATCAAGGGCGACGAGCTTTCATCGTTGGAAATGGGCCAAGTTTAAGCTGCGAGGACTTAGACCGGTTGAAGGGGGAAATAACTTTTGCATCTAATAAAATATATCTAGCTTTTGATGATACAGCCTGGCGGCCTAGCTATTATTCGGTGGTGGATCAACTGGTGGCTGCGAACAATGCAGATCGGATTCGGGAACTTGATTTGCCTATGTTGTTGCCAACATCGGTTAGCTCGTTCGCTTTCGCGAACGAGAACACGCTTTGGTATCGAGAAAGTGGTTTCAATGCCTACCTCGCTGATCTGACGAGTGATGACTTGAATAGTGCTGTGCCTAGGTTTTCGAGAGACGCAGTGTACCCGATACATGGAGGTTACTCTGTTATTTACCACCAACTGCAACTGGCTTGGCACATGGGGGTAAGAGAGATTTATTTAATCGGCGTCGATTTTTCCTTCTCGGTGCCTAAGGAGCGTGTGGTAGATGAACGCTTTAAGGTGTCGGAGTACAGAAACGCCCTAGTTTCGACCGACGAGGTTAATCATTTTCATCCAGACTATCGTTCTCCGGGCGAGACTTGGTCTATGCCTAGATTGGATTTGCAGGCTTGTGCGTTTCGTGCGGCCGCTAGAATTTTCAGAAGTGGAGGAGGGGGATTATTCAACGCTTCTAGGAAGACGGAGCTCTCGGAACTGGATCTGGTAAATTTTGATTCGTTGTTTGATGAGTAA
- a CDS encoding glycosyltransferase has product MPFHSIITANYNYRPFLRKVAESVLEQTDRDFEWIIVDDGSTDGSREELLEIEALAPDRIKILLRENGGQAEAFNTAFRHASGTVVSFLDSDDWWYPEKLEWVRHVSANRACCMFQHNLELHDGINSLGRSYRDSLEQGDCFGRYRIISRKELRLPEFTPTTGLSFTRDCLEKVFPIPVSFRVCADGFLTRTAFCHGEISSTLRNLGCYRSHGQNAVLGSGVYHLDHYVQNQLIPSLNSYYRAKAIPLFFDLRHLEKGGRGPFRWLQLKLTQTVVKSDYYSLRRIYPMDEVVKLIMPKRTLVVRSDRNEAALAEIRGILPDSQIDWLISDASPEVYRNKDYADRVIEFPASGNLDLRSLPKRVITELERERYDLVLYTCVNHGDRNNVRRVCRSINAEWFGYRGRGFVFLEGWDSLRLRRLLRRRV; this is encoded by the coding sequence ATGCCGTTTCACTCGATAATCACAGCCAATTATAATTACCGACCCTTCTTAAGGAAGGTGGCAGAATCAGTATTAGAGCAAACGGATCGTGACTTTGAGTGGATCATCGTAGACGACGGATCTACAGACGGTTCGAGGGAGGAACTTCTAGAAATCGAAGCGTTGGCTCCAGATAGGATAAAGATCCTATTGCGAGAGAACGGGGGGCAAGCGGAGGCTTTCAATACTGCTTTTCGCCACGCATCCGGGACTGTTGTTAGTTTTCTTGATAGCGATGATTGGTGGTATCCAGAGAAATTGGAGTGGGTTCGGCACGTGTCTGCCAACAGGGCTTGTTGTATGTTTCAGCACAATCTCGAATTGCATGATGGAATCAACAGTCTTGGTCGCTCTTATCGTGACAGTTTGGAGCAGGGTGATTGTTTTGGCCGTTATCGGATAATTAGCCGGAAAGAGCTACGTCTGCCTGAATTTACTCCAACTACGGGTCTGTCGTTCACGCGAGATTGCTTGGAAAAAGTCTTTCCTATTCCGGTCAGTTTCCGCGTTTGCGCGGATGGATTTTTGACTAGAACAGCATTTTGTCATGGCGAGATATCATCGACCTTGAGGAACTTGGGATGTTATCGTAGTCATGGCCAAAATGCTGTACTAGGAAGTGGCGTGTATCACTTGGATCATTACGTTCAAAATCAACTCATCCCAAGCTTGAACTCGTATTATCGGGCCAAGGCAATTCCCCTCTTCTTCGATTTGCGCCATTTGGAAAAGGGTGGTCGAGGTCCTTTTCGTTGGCTTCAGCTAAAGCTGACACAGACCGTCGTGAAATCCGACTACTATAGTTTGCGTCGAATTTATCCGATGGATGAGGTTGTAAAATTGATTATGCCAAAACGTACGCTTGTCGTAAGGAGTGACCGAAACGAGGCTGCTTTGGCTGAAATACGTGGAATCCTTCCTGATTCTCAAATAGATTGGCTCATTTCAGACGCTTCTCCCGAAGTGTATCGGAATAAGGATTACGCAGATCGCGTTATTGAGTTCCCAGCTAGTGGGAATCTTGATCTACGCAGTTTGCCTAAAAGGGTTATAACCGAGCTCGAGAGAGAGAGGTACGATCTGGTGCTCTACACGTGCGTGAACCATGGTGATCGAAATAATGTGAGGAGGGTTTGTCGCTCGATAAATGCAGAGTGGTTTGGATACCGTGGGCGAGGCTTTGTTTTTCTGGAAGGATGGGACTCGCTTCGTCTCAGAAGGCTTCTGCGCAGGCGAGTCTAG
- a CDS encoding Gfo/Idh/MocA family protein encodes MLKVGIIGFGKMGRIRAKALKDSRRAEVVSVFDSAPIDDAPCEVASSEGEIITDPKIDAVFICTPNFRIPTLVKEALAAGKHVFAEKPPGFNAADVESVREVEAANPNLKLMYGFNHRHHPSIQKMKTLIESGEFGKLLWMRGRYGKEVDEAYFDTWRAKPELAGAGIMLDQGIHMLDLFLHFCGGFDEVHALVSNLYWKIEGIEDNVFAIFKNLQSGVCASLHSTMTQWRYLFSLEIFLEGGALVLNGLKTSSGVYGDEDLAIKRNNPNAQGGFAHEEHIIYHTDVSWMSEINQFLDCVEQDVPVVEGNSNDALKLMKVMDQVYSET; translated from the coding sequence ATGCTAAAAGTAGGAATTATCGGTTTTGGAAAAATGGGGCGAATCCGGGCGAAGGCCCTTAAGGATTCGCGACGAGCGGAGGTGGTTTCCGTATTTGATAGTGCCCCGATAGACGATGCTCCTTGCGAGGTCGCGAGCTCGGAAGGCGAGATCATAACCGATCCGAAGATCGACGCGGTCTTTATCTGTACACCGAACTTTCGCATTCCGACGCTGGTCAAGGAAGCCCTTGCGGCGGGAAAACACGTGTTTGCCGAAAAGCCACCGGGCTTCAATGCGGCGGACGTGGAATCTGTTCGAGAGGTGGAAGCGGCGAATCCGAATCTAAAGCTGATGTATGGCTTCAATCACCGCCATCATCCCAGTATCCAGAAAATGAAGACTCTGATCGAGTCGGGCGAATTTGGCAAACTGCTCTGGATGCGTGGGCGTTATGGCAAAGAGGTGGATGAAGCCTATTTCGATACTTGGAGAGCGAAGCCGGAGCTCGCCGGGGCGGGTATTATGCTCGACCAAGGTATCCATATGTTGGATCTGTTCCTGCATTTCTGCGGAGGTTTCGACGAAGTGCATGCTTTGGTTTCCAATCTGTATTGGAAAATCGAGGGCATCGAAGACAACGTCTTTGCCATCTTTAAGAATTTGCAGTCCGGAGTTTGCGCCTCCTTGCACTCCACCATGACTCAATGGCGCTACCTCTTTTCTCTGGAGATCTTTCTAGAGGGAGGGGCCTTGGTTCTGAACGGGCTCAAGACTTCGTCTGGGGTTTACGGCGACGAGGACCTGGCGATCAAGCGCAACAATCCGAACGCTCAGGGTGGATTCGCCCACGAGGAGCATATCATCTATCATACCGACGTCTCTTGGATGTCGGAGATAAACCAGTTTCTCGATTGCGTGGAGCAAGACGTACCAGTGGTGGAAGGAAACTCTAATGATGCGTTGAAATTGATGAAGGTAATGGATCAAGTGTATTCAGAAACATAA